The following are from one region of the Maribacter aquivivus genome:
- a CDS encoding UDP-3-O-(3-hydroxymyristoyl)glucosamine N-acyltransferase, translated as MKFPTTFSLKQIAEIISSEYVGHDDFPVLGMNEIHVVVNGDIVFVDHPKYYDKALQSNASVILINKKVDCPEGKALLISDDPFRDFNKLTTFFQPFVPSSQTIAATAKIGKDTVIQPNTFIGNNVEIGDNCLIHTNVTIYDNCIVGNNVTIHAGSVLGADAFYYKKRPEGFDKLISGGRVVLKDNVDIGALCTIDKGVTGDTTIGFGTKLDNQVHVGHDTVIGKKCLIASQTGIAGCVIIEDEVTIWGQVGTNSGITIGAKAVIMGQTGVTKSVKGGKSYFGTPIEESREKLKQLAYIKKIPEIIKKMDKK; from the coding sequence TTGAAGTTTCCCACTACTTTTTCATTAAAACAGATTGCAGAAATTATATCTAGCGAATATGTTGGGCATGATGATTTTCCGGTTCTAGGTATGAATGAAATTCATGTAGTAGTAAACGGAGATATTGTTTTTGTAGATCATCCTAAATATTATGATAAAGCTTTGCAGTCTAATGCTAGTGTTATCTTAATTAATAAAAAGGTAGACTGCCCTGAAGGCAAAGCATTGTTAATTTCAGATGATCCTTTTAGAGATTTTAATAAATTAACAACATTTTTTCAACCCTTTGTACCAAGTAGTCAGACAATTGCTGCTACCGCGAAAATCGGAAAAGATACCGTTATTCAACCCAATACATTTATAGGTAATAATGTTGAGATAGGCGATAATTGCCTTATTCACACAAACGTTACTATTTATGATAATTGTATTGTAGGTAATAATGTTACCATACATGCTGGTAGTGTTTTAGGTGCTGATGCATTTTATTATAAAAAACGACCTGAAGGTTTTGATAAACTAATATCTGGCGGTAGAGTTGTTTTGAAAGATAATGTAGATATTGGAGCACTTTGTACAATTGATAAAGGTGTAACTGGTGATACTACCATTGGTTTTGGTACCAAACTAGATAATCAAGTTCATGTTGGTCATGATACAGTAATTGGTAAAAAGTGTTTAATTGCTTCTCAAACTGGTATTGCTGGTTGTGTTATTATAGAAGATGAAGTTACCATTTGGGGACAAGTTGGAACCAATAGCGGAATAACAATTGGTGCAAAAGCAGTAATAATGGGTCAAACCGGAGTTACAAAATCAGTGAAAGGTGGTAAGAGTTATTTCGGGACTCCTATCGAAGAATCACGTGAAAAGTTGAAACAATTGGCATATATCAAGAAGATTCCAGAAATAATTAAAAAAATGGATAAGAAATAA
- the lpxA gene encoding acyl-ACP--UDP-N-acetylglucosamine O-acyltransferase — MNQPLAYIHPGAKIAKNVVVEPFTTIHNNVIIGDGTWIGSNVTIMEGARIGKNCNIFPGAVISASPQDLKYDGEETTVVIGDNTTIRECATIHKGTSDRMKTVIGKNCLIMAYCHVAHDCLVGDNCIFSNNSTLAGHVTIGDNVILAGLVAVHQFVSVGQHAFVTGGSLVRKDVPPYVKAAREPLSYVGINSVGLRRRGFVSDKIREIQNIYRILYQKNYNNTQAVQIIEAEMEATPERDEILQFIRDSQRGIMKGYFSNN; from the coding sequence ATGAATCAACCTTTAGCCTATATACATCCGGGAGCTAAAATTGCAAAAAATGTGGTAGTTGAACCGTTTACAACTATTCATAATAACGTTATTATTGGCGATGGTACTTGGATCGGATCTAATGTGACCATCATGGAAGGCGCTCGTATTGGTAAGAATTGTAATATTTTTCCTGGTGCAGTAATATCTGCTTCTCCGCAAGATTTAAAATACGATGGTGAAGAGACTACCGTTGTAATCGGTGATAATACCACTATTAGAGAATGTGCCACCATACACAAAGGCACCTCTGACCGTATGAAAACTGTTATCGGTAAAAATTGTCTGATAATGGCATATTGCCATGTTGCCCATGATTGCTTAGTGGGCGATAATTGTATTTTTTCAAACAACTCTACTTTAGCGGGTCATGTTACTATTGGCGACAATGTAATATTGGCTGGTTTGGTTGCTGTACATCAATTTGTATCTGTTGGTCAACATGCTTTTGTAACAGGAGGTTCTTTGGTGAGAAAAGATGTTCCGCCTTATGTAAAAGCAGCAAGAGAGCCTTTATCCTATGTGGGGATCAATTCTGTAGGATTAAGGAGAAGAGGATTTGTATCTGATAAAATTAGAGAAATTCAGAATATTTACAGAATTCTATATCAAAAGAACTATAACAACACGCAAGCTGTGCAAATAATTGAAGCAGAAATGGAAGCAACTCCAGAACGCGACGAGATTTTGCAATTTATTCGTGATTCTCAACGTGGAATCATGAAAGGATATTTCAGCAATAATTAA
- the porX gene encoding T9SS response regulator signal transducer PorX, with product MNKIKILWVDDEIDLLKPHIIFLESKNYSVITCQSGQEALEELAETRVDIVFLDENMPGISGLETLSEIKIIDNSLPVVMITKSEEESIMEDAIGSKIADYLIKPVNPNQILLSLKKNLDHSRLVSEKTTSNYQQEFRKIAMDLSMVNSYQEWADLYKKLIYWELQLEEIEDSGMFEILESQKTEANQQFGKFVERNYEDWFTDTDAPVMSHTLFKEWIAPEIKDSKTLLIVVDNLRYDQWYAFEDTVNSFYKKKKEDSFYSILPTATQYARNAIFSGLTPLDMEKKFPEWWKNDTDEGGKNLFEDKFLGAQLKRLGLDLKWEYHKISSLKQGKHLSQNFKSQKDNDLTVIVYNFVDMLSHSKTEMEVIKELASNDKSYRSLTTSWFKNSPMLEIIQQAQSLGMKLIITTDHGTINVKSPSKVVGDRDTSSNLRYKTGRSLTYEKNDVLAAKDPKSIYLPSINMSSSYIFAKNDFFFAYPNNYNHYVSYYRNTYQHGGVSLEEMIIPFVVLEPK from the coding sequence ATGAATAAGATAAAAATACTGTGGGTAGATGATGAAATTGATTTGCTCAAACCCCATATCATTTTTTTAGAATCTAAAAACTATAGTGTTATCACGTGCCAAAGCGGACAAGAAGCATTAGAAGAATTAGCCGAGACCAGAGTAGATATTGTCTTTTTAGATGAGAATATGCCCGGTATATCTGGTTTAGAGACACTTTCAGAAATAAAAATAATTGATAATTCTTTACCAGTTGTAATGATAACAAAGAGTGAAGAAGAATCTATAATGGAAGATGCTATCGGTTCTAAAATTGCCGATTATCTTATAAAACCAGTAAATCCAAATCAGATTCTTCTTTCTTTAAAAAAGAATTTAGACCACTCAAGATTGGTTTCTGAGAAGACCACTAGTAACTATCAGCAAGAATTTAGAAAGATTGCAATGGACTTATCTATGGTAAATTCATATCAAGAATGGGCAGATTTATATAAAAAATTAATTTATTGGGAATTGCAGTTAGAAGAAATTGAAGACAGTGGAATGTTTGAAATTCTAGAATCTCAAAAAACGGAAGCAAATCAACAATTCGGAAAGTTTGTAGAACGTAATTATGAAGATTGGTTTACAGATACCGACGCCCCTGTAATGTCTCATACACTATTTAAGGAATGGATAGCACCAGAAATCAAAGATTCAAAAACATTATTAATCGTTGTAGATAACTTACGTTATGATCAGTGGTACGCCTTTGAAGATACTGTAAACTCATTCTATAAAAAGAAAAAGGAAGATTCCTTTTACAGCATATTACCAACTGCTACCCAATATGCACGTAACGCAATATTCTCTGGTCTAACTCCGCTAGATATGGAGAAGAAATTTCCAGAATGGTGGAAAAACGATACAGATGAAGGCGGTAAAAATTTATTTGAAGACAAGTTTTTAGGTGCACAGCTAAAAAGACTAGGCTTAGATTTAAAATGGGAATACCATAAAATTAGTAGCTTAAAACAAGGAAAACATCTAAGTCAGAATTTCAAATCTCAAAAAGATAATGACTTAACGGTAATCGTTTACAATTTCGTTGATATGCTTTCACATTCCAAAACTGAAATGGAAGTAATTAAAGAATTAGCTTCAAATGATAAATCCTATAGGTCTTTAACCACAAGCTGGTTTAAAAACTCACCTATGCTAGAGATTATTCAGCAAGCACAGTCATTGGGTATGAAATTAATAATAACCACTGATCATGGTACTATAAACGTAAAATCACCTTCTAAAGTTGTTGGCGATAGAGATACAAGTTCTAATCTTCGTTATAAAACAGGTAGAAGTCTAACATATGAAAAGAACGATGTATTAGCCGCCAAAGATCCAAAATCTATTTACTTGCCTAGTATAAATATGAGCAGTTCTTATATTTTTGCAAAAAATGACTTTTTCTTTGCTTACCCAAATAATTACAACCATTATGTCAGCTACTATAGAAATACCTACCAACATGGCGGCGTTTCGTTAGAAGAAATGATAATACCTTTTGTAGTTTTGGAACCTAAATAG
- a CDS encoding bifunctional UDP-3-O-[3-hydroxymyristoyl] N-acetylglucosamine deacetylase/3-hydroxyacyl-ACP dehydratase has protein sequence MSTTNSKQRTISKEVSLTGVGLHTGSNVTIKFLPADENHGYAFKRVDLEGEPIIPADANLVINTQRGTNLEKNGVKIQTSEHVLAALVGLEIDNVLIELNAAEPPIMDGSSKFFVEILENAGIVEQQAEREEYIVKDVISFKDEETGSEITIIPSDEYQLMTMVDFGTKVLGTQNATLEKLSDFKSEISNARTFSFLHELEMLLENGLIKGGDLNNAIVYVDKEISQATMTKLEKAFDKKKLSVKANGILDNLTLHQPNEAARHKLLDVIGDLALIGTRIRGKIIANKPGHYVNNQFAKKLSQIIKLEKRNKVPKYDLSLPPLMDIHKIMDMLPHRPPFLLIDRIIELSETHVVGMKNVTMNEPFFVGHFPGAPVMPGVLQVEAMAQTGGILVLSTVPDPENYLTLFMKIDKVKFKRQVLPGDTLIFHCSLITPIRRGICHMQAYAYANDKLVSEAELMAQIVKRT, from the coding sequence ATGAGTACAACAAACAGTAAACAAAGAACAATTAGTAAAGAAGTAAGCCTAACGGGAGTTGGTTTACATACTGGAAGCAATGTTACCATTAAATTTTTACCTGCAGATGAAAACCACGGTTATGCATTTAAAAGGGTAGATCTAGAAGGAGAACCAATTATACCAGCTGATGCTAACCTAGTTATAAACACACAAAGAGGCACCAATTTAGAAAAGAATGGTGTAAAAATTCAAACCTCAGAGCACGTTTTGGCGGCTTTGGTGGGTCTTGAAATAGATAATGTACTAATTGAATTAAATGCTGCAGAGCCACCAATTATGGATGGTTCTTCTAAATTCTTTGTAGAAATTTTAGAGAATGCCGGTATTGTTGAGCAACAAGCTGAGCGCGAAGAATACATTGTTAAAGATGTTATTTCTTTTAAGGATGAAGAGACGGGTAGTGAAATAACAATTATACCATCAGATGAATATCAATTGATGACGATGGTAGATTTTGGTACTAAAGTTCTAGGGACCCAAAATGCTACATTAGAAAAACTTTCTGATTTTAAATCTGAAATTTCAAATGCACGTACTTTTAGCTTTTTACATGAGTTAGAAATGCTTTTGGAAAATGGACTAATTAAAGGTGGTGATCTAAACAATGCTATTGTTTATGTGGATAAGGAAATTTCTCAGGCCACGATGACGAAATTAGAGAAGGCTTTTGATAAAAAGAAACTTTCTGTAAAAGCTAATGGTATTTTAGATAATCTGACACTGCATCAACCTAACGAGGCGGCAAGACATAAATTATTAGATGTTATTGGTGATTTGGCACTAATCGGTACACGTATACGAGGTAAGATAATAGCTAACAAGCCTGGTCATTATGTAAACAATCAATTTGCGAAGAAACTTTCACAAATCATCAAATTAGAAAAACGAAATAAAGTACCTAAGTACGACTTAAGTTTACCTCCTTTAATGGATATCCATAAGATAATGGATATGTTACCTCACAGACCTCCTTTCTTATTAATAGATCGTATTATCGAGCTATCAGAAACGCATGTTGTGGGTATGAAAAATGTGACTATGAACGAGCCTTTCTTCGTTGGTCACTTTCCAGGAGCTCCTGTAATGCCAGGTGTACTTCAAGTAGAAGCGATGGCACAAACAGGTGGTATTTTAGTTTTAAGTACTGTACCAGATCCAGAAAATTATTTGACTTTATTTATGAAAATAGATAAGGTGAAGTTTAAAAGGCAAGTATTGCCAGGCGATACATTAATATTTCACTGTAGTTTAATTACACCAATTAGAAGAGGTATTTGTCACATGCAAGCTTATGCATACGCAAATGACAAATTAGTAAGTGAAGCTGAATTAATGGCGCAAATAGTTAAAAGAACATAG
- the sucD gene encoding succinate--CoA ligase subunit alpha, whose translation MSVLVNKDSKIIVQGFTGSEGTFHAGQMIEYGTNIVGGVTPGKGGQEHLGKPVFNTVSEAVEKVGADTTIIFVPPAFAADAIMEAAEAGIKVIITITEGIPVADMVKVANYIKNRDCRLIGPNCPGVITPGEAKVGIMPGFVFKEGNVGIVSKSGTLTYEAADQVVRQGLGITTAIGIGGDPIIGTTTKEAVELLINDPATKCVVMIGEIGGQLEADAAQWYKASGSKKPVVGFIAGETAPAGRTMGHAGAIVGGSDDTAQAKKRIMRECGIHVVDSPAEIGLKVKEVMG comes from the coding sequence ATGAGCGTATTAGTAAATAAGGATTCAAAAATAATCGTACAAGGTTTCACTGGTAGTGAAGGTACTTTCCATGCCGGACAGATGATTGAGTACGGTACTAATATCGTAGGTGGTGTTACTCCCGGTAAAGGAGGACAAGAGCATTTAGGAAAACCTGTTTTCAACACGGTTTCTGAAGCTGTTGAGAAAGTAGGTGCAGATACTACTATCATATTTGTTCCACCAGCTTTTGCTGCAGATGCCATTATGGAAGCTGCAGAAGCAGGTATTAAAGTTATTATTACAATTACAGAAGGTATTCCTGTTGCCGATATGGTTAAGGTTGCCAACTACATTAAAAATAGAGATTGCCGTTTAATCGGCCCTAACTGTCCTGGTGTTATTACTCCGGGTGAAGCTAAAGTTGGTATTATGCCAGGTTTCGTTTTCAAAGAAGGTAATGTTGGAATCGTATCTAAGTCAGGTACATTAACCTATGAGGCGGCTGATCAAGTAGTACGTCAAGGTTTAGGTATTACAACTGCAATTGGTATTGGTGGTGATCCAATTATTGGAACAACTACTAAAGAAGCGGTTGAGCTTTTGATCAATGACCCAGCAACAAAATGTGTGGTTATGATCGGTGAAATTGGTGGTCAATTAGAAGCAGATGCTGCTCAGTGGTATAAAGCTAGTGGAAGTAAAAAGCCAGTTGTTGGTTTTATCGCTGGTGAAACTGCTCCTGCAGGTAGAACAATGGGGCATGCTGGCGCAATTGTTGGCGGTAGTGATGATACTGCACAGGCTAAAAAACGCATCATGAGAGAATGTGGAATTCACGTTGTAGATTCTCCTGCTGAAATTGGTTTGAAAGTAAAAGAAGTAATGGGTTAA
- the efp gene encoding elongation factor P, with translation MASTSDIRKGLCIRYNNDIYKIIEFLHVKPGKGPAFVRTKLRSVTSGKVLDNTFSAGHKIEDVRVETRSYQYLYPEGETYHFMNTDDYNQITLQESSLDAPGLLKEGEIVKIMFNTEDSLPLSVEMPASVVLEITYTEPGVKGNTATNATKPATVETGAEVNVPLFINEGDKVKIDTSNGSYMERVKE, from the coding sequence ATGGCGTCTACATCAGATATACGAAAAGGATTATGCATAAGATATAATAATGATATCTATAAGATTATTGAATTTTTACACGTAAAACCGGGTAAAGGTCCTGCCTTTGTACGTACAAAATTAAGAAGTGTTACTTCTGGTAAAGTATTAGATAATACTTTCTCTGCAGGTCATAAAATTGAAGATGTACGTGTTGAAACTCGTTCGTATCAATATTTGTATCCTGAAGGTGAAACATATCACTTCATGAATACTGATGATTATAACCAAATTACCTTGCAAGAGAGTTCTTTAGACGCTCCTGGTTTATTAAAAGAGGGTGAAATAGTGAAAATCATGTTCAATACGGAAGATAGTTTGCCTTTATCTGTAGAAATGCCTGCAAGTGTAGTTTTAGAGATAACATATACTGAACCTGGTGTTAAAGGGAATACAGCTACTAATGCTACAAAGCCTGCAACGGTTGAGACAGGTGCAGAGGTAAATGTTCCTTTATTCATTAATGAAGGTGATAAGGTAAAAATTGATACTTCTAACGGTTCTTATATGGAACGTGTTAAGGAATAA
- the tsaE gene encoding tRNA (adenosine(37)-N6)-threonylcarbamoyltransferase complex ATPase subunit type 1 TsaE yields MEFIYTESELDDIAKKIIKSSSSKTLAFYAPMGAGKTTLIKALIKELGSSDNVSSPTFGLVNEYALASGELLGYHFDFYRLDNEEEAMDIGLDDYLASGGWIFMEWPEKIPSLLPNDVQNIKIEILDEETRKLTLA; encoded by the coding sequence ATGGAATTCATTTATACTGAGAGTGAATTAGATGATATAGCTAAGAAGATTATAAAATCATCAAGCAGTAAGACTTTAGCATTTTATGCCCCTATGGGGGCAGGAAAAACGACATTAATCAAAGCACTTATAAAAGAGTTAGGTAGTAGTGATAATGTTAGTAGCCCTACGTTTGGTCTTGTTAATGAATATGCATTAGCATCTGGTGAATTACTTGGTTATCATTTTGATTTTTATCGTTTAGATAATGAGGAAGAAGCTATGGATATTGGGCTAGATGATTATTTAGCTTCCGGTGGATGGATATTTATGGAATGGCCAGAAAAAATACCAAGTTTATTACCTAACGACGTTCAGAATATAAAAATTGAAATTTTGGATGAAGAAACAAGAAAGCTAACACTCGCATAG
- a CDS encoding alanine dehydrogenase, giving the protein MNQPTSPFSKHQLIPQEETLEVLRQKGELYIGIPKENQYQEKRICLTPDAVNAITANGHRVLIESGAGEGAHYSDADYVTAGGEITRDTKKVFACPLILKVEPPTLTEIEYINPQTTIISALQIKTQYKEYFEELARKRITAIAFEYIRDEEGKYPAVRSLSEIAGISSVLIAAELMAANNNGNGLMFGNISGVPPVEVVIIGAGTVGEFAARSAIGIGANVKVFDNSITKLRNIQTNLKQTVYTSTIQPKNLLKALKRCDVAIGATRGKDRSPVVVTSTMVEHMKKGAVIIDVSIDTGGCFETSEITSHNKPTRKKFDVIHYGVPNIPSRYPKTASVSISNIFTPYLLKIGEDGGLENSLRFDKGLRNGLYMYHGILTNKSVGEWFDLQYSDINFLIF; this is encoded by the coding sequence ATGAACCAACCCACTTCCCCTTTTAGTAAGCACCAATTAATTCCGCAAGAGGAAACCCTAGAGGTTTTGCGTCAAAAAGGAGAATTGTACATTGGTATTCCGAAAGAGAATCAATACCAAGAAAAAAGAATATGCCTTACTCCTGATGCCGTTAATGCAATTACTGCAAACGGACATCGTGTTTTAATAGAATCTGGCGCTGGCGAAGGCGCTCATTACTCTGACGCCGATTATGTTACTGCTGGTGGAGAAATCACTCGGGACACTAAGAAAGTTTTCGCTTGTCCGCTAATTCTAAAAGTAGAGCCCCCTACCCTAACAGAAATAGAATATATAAATCCGCAGACAACAATTATATCTGCACTTCAGATTAAAACACAGTATAAAGAATACTTTGAAGAACTAGCAAGAAAGCGAATTACCGCTATTGCATTTGAATATATTAGAGATGAGGAAGGCAAATACCCTGCAGTTCGTTCACTTAGTGAAATTGCTGGTATTTCATCTGTATTAATTGCTGCAGAATTAATGGCTGCCAACAATAATGGTAACGGCTTAATGTTTGGTAATATCAGCGGTGTACCACCTGTAGAAGTGGTGATTATAGGCGCAGGAACTGTTGGTGAGTTTGCAGCAAGATCAGCTATAGGTATTGGTGCAAACGTTAAGGTTTTTGATAATTCTATTACCAAGCTTAGAAACATACAGACCAACTTAAAACAAACGGTATATACGTCTACTATTCAACCAAAAAACTTATTAAAAGCCTTAAAACGTTGTGATGTTGCTATAGGAGCAACAAGAGGTAAAGATCGATCTCCCGTTGTGGTAACTAGCACTATGGTAGAGCACATGAAAAAAGGAGCTGTTATCATTGATGTAAGTATTGATACTGGAGGATGTTTTGAAACTAGCGAAATAACGAGCCACAATAAACCCACTAGAAAGAAATTTGATGTCATTCACTATGGCGTACCAAACATTCCATCAAGATACCCAAAAACAGCATCGGTTAGCATAAGCAACATCTTTACTCCTTATTTATTAAAAATTGGAGAAGATGGCGGTTTAGAAAATTCACTTCGTTTTGACAAAGGTTTACGTAACGGACTTTACATGTACCATGGTATATTGACCAATAAGTCTGTAGGCGAATGGTTCGATTTACAATACAGTGATATAAATTTCCTTATTTTTTAG
- the lpxD gene encoding UDP-3-O-(3-hydroxymyristoyl)glucosamine N-acyltransferase — MKFTAGQIAGILEGEVHGNPEIAVHKLAKIEEGEEGSLTFLANPKYTSFIYKTKASVTIVNRSFVPEQELYTTLIKVEDAYKSFSKLLEYYNQVKNNKVGIEEPIFKSDTATYGADVYIGAFAYLGNNVTLGDNVKVYPNVYIGDNVKIGNNVTLFAGAKIYSETIIGNNCVVNSGAVLGADGFGFAPKEDGEFVKVPQTGNVILEDNVDIGAGTTIDRATLGSTILRKGVKLDNQIQIAHNVEIGEHTVIAAQTGIAGSTKIGKHCMIGGQVGIVGHIIIGDSVKIQAQSGIGRNVKNNEVLQGSPALNYGDYNKSYVHFKNLPRIISRIDTLEKKD, encoded by the coding sequence ATGAAATTTACAGCAGGTCAGATTGCAGGTATCTTAGAAGGAGAAGTGCATGGAAATCCAGAAATAGCCGTACATAAACTTGCTAAAATCGAGGAAGGCGAAGAAGGCTCCCTTACTTTTTTAGCTAATCCGAAATATACTTCATTCATTTACAAGACAAAGGCATCGGTAACGATAGTCAATAGGAGTTTTGTTCCAGAACAAGAACTATATACCACTTTAATAAAGGTTGAAGATGCCTATAAATCGTTTTCAAAGTTATTAGAATACTATAATCAAGTCAAAAACAATAAGGTAGGTATTGAAGAGCCGATTTTTAAATCGGATACTGCAACCTATGGTGCCGATGTTTACATTGGTGCTTTTGCTTATTTAGGAAATAATGTAACTTTAGGAGACAACGTAAAAGTATACCCTAACGTTTACATAGGTGATAATGTGAAAATTGGTAATAACGTTACATTATTTGCAGGAGCCAAAATATACTCGGAAACTATTATTGGTAATAATTGTGTTGTTAATAGTGGAGCGGTTCTAGGTGCTGACGGATTTGGATTCGCACCAAAAGAAGATGGTGAGTTTGTGAAAGTTCCACAGACCGGAAATGTTATTTTAGAAGATAATGTTGATATAGGTGCTGGTACTACAATTGATAGGGCTACTTTAGGTTCTACGATTTTAAGAAAAGGAGTGAAGCTAGATAATCAAATACAGATTGCACATAACGTTGAAATTGGCGAGCATACTGTTATTGCTGCACAAACTGGTATTGCGGGTTCTACAAAAATAGGCAAGCATTGTATGATAGGTGGGCAAGTAGGTATTGTGGGTCATATCATTATTGGTGACAGTGTAAAAATACAAGCACAATCGGGTATAGGAAGAAATGTAAAGAATAATGAAGTGCTACAAGGATCACCTGCATTAAATTATGGTGATTACAACAAATCATATGTTCATTTTAAGAATTTACCGAGAATAATAAGTAGAATCGACACCTTAGAAAAGAAAGATTGA
- a CDS encoding DUF4258 domain-containing protein, whose protein sequence is MNMDFIKRLGFFLVGLSIGIVFLTFFLKKKSQETGVYFCYLPDCRTLKDIRSKSMYYSNEATQKLKEFELDSIGVKYILTEGDVDFSKSDTKSVPCKTYIVESEYKERDYIFTVKNCKEKASIEKVERQ, encoded by the coding sequence ATGAATATGGATTTTATTAAAAGGTTAGGTTTTTTCTTGGTTGGCTTATCTATTGGTATTGTGTTTCTGACCTTTTTTCTTAAAAAGAAATCTCAAGAAACCGGAGTATATTTCTGCTACCTACCTGACTGTAGAACATTGAAAGATATTAGATCTAAATCTATGTACTACAGCAATGAAGCAACACAAAAACTAAAAGAGTTTGAATTAGATTCTATAGGTGTTAAATACATTTTAACTGAAGGAGATGTAGATTTTAGTAAAAGTGATACAAAATCCGTTCCCTGCAAAACCTACATTGTAGAGTCTGAGTACAAGGAACGAGATTATATATTTACGGTAAAAAACTGTAAAGAAAAAGCTTCAATCGAAAAAGTAGAGCGACAATAA
- a CDS encoding HD domain-containing protein, translating to MKTSNKLKIFNDPIYGFIRIPSTLVFDLIADPYFQRLRRISQMGLSYLVYPGAHHTRFHHALGCMYLMQKSIQVLRFKGVEITQGEEDGLLIAILLHDIGHGPFSHAMEHSIVEGVSHEFISLQFMEELNQRFNGSLTEAISIFTGNHSKKFLNQLVSSQLDMDRLDYLKRDSFYTGVAEGNTNAERLITMLNVVDGNLVIEEKGIYSVEKFLMARRFMYWQVYLHKTAVVAERVLISILKRARSLIEKGESLNCSDALKYFLSNHININNFNSDILAKFAKLDDVDILAALKEWQFSDDFVLSSLCEMIIDRKLLHIKVKKEPVTESKFLSQFNKVKTHYNLTDEETSYFVFRGELKNKAYDRQHQTINILRKNGKITDVAKLSDHLNLNALSKTVTKYYMCYPKEGV from the coding sequence TTGAAGACATCAAACAAACTGAAAATCTTTAATGACCCAATTTACGGTTTTATAAGAATACCTAGTACGCTCGTTTTTGACCTTATTGCAGATCCTTACTTTCAAAGGCTTCGTAGAATTTCTCAAATGGGGTTATCGTATTTAGTATATCCTGGAGCACATCATACTAGATTTCATCATGCATTAGGCTGTATGTATTTAATGCAGAAATCTATTCAAGTGCTACGTTTTAAAGGGGTTGAGATAACGCAAGGTGAAGAAGACGGACTGCTGATCGCTATTCTTTTGCACGATATTGGGCATGGTCCATTTTCCCATGCTATGGAACATAGTATTGTTGAAGGTGTAAGCCATGAGTTTATTTCGCTTCAATTTATGGAAGAACTCAATCAGCGATTTAACGGAAGTTTAACTGAAGCAATATCCATATTTACGGGAAATCATTCAAAAAAATTCTTAAATCAGTTGGTGTCAAGTCAGTTAGACATGGATAGATTAGACTATTTAAAAAGAGATAGTTTTTATACAGGCGTTGCCGAGGGTAATACAAATGCCGAAAGACTAATTACCATGCTAAATGTAGTCGATGGTAATTTGGTTATTGAAGAAAAGGGTATCTACTCTGTTGAAAAGTTTTTAATGGCTCGCCGATTTATGTATTGGCAAGTTTATTTGCATAAAACAGCTGTAGTAGCTGAGCGTGTGCTAATTAGTATATTGAAAAGAGCACGCTCTCTTATAGAAAAAGGGGAGTCCTTAAATTGTAGTGATGCATTAAAGTATTTCTTATCTAACCATATAAATATTAATAATTTTAATAGCGACATATTAGCAAAATTCGCAAAGCTAGATGATGTTGATATTCTCGCAGCCCTAAAAGAATGGCAGTTTTCAGATGATTTTGTGTTGTCATCACTTTGTGAAATGATTATTGATAGAAAGCTACTACATATTAAGGTTAAGAAAGAACCAGTGACAGAGAGTAAGTTTTTATCTCAATTTAATAAGGTGAAAACACACTATAATCTTACCGATGAAGAAACGTCTTATTTTGTCTTCAGAGGTGAGCTAAAAAATAAAGCCTACGACAGGCAACATCAGACTATCAACATTTTAAGAAAAAATGGAAAGATAACCGACGTTGCCAAATTATCTGATCACCTTAATTTAAATGCGCTTTCAAAAACGGTAACCAAATATTATATGTGTTATCCTAAAGAAGGGGTTTAA